A section of the Erwinia sp. E602 genome encodes:
- a CDS encoding pirin family protein: MIKIENSSKHLHGSGGFGIDILWPGKVLASDDSGIGTIGRIDQANVKPGTVIAMHPHRDDEILTYIREGRMLHLDSVGNEEELSSTRLMLMNAGHRFQHEEHIPGNPGETMRCLQIFVRPAESGLVPQVQFHDVGTPYSENSWRTLAGPDNAPLIFRSQTWLQDTRLEKDHTLMLPPVPVSSAVRLLYLFAGSAEIGDITLGAGESVIIEDQTRHPIIARESSDLVLFTTDPAANVFRGGMFSGNVRSHL, translated from the coding sequence ATGATTAAAATTGAAAACAGCAGTAAGCACCTGCATGGCTCGGGCGGCTTTGGTATTGATATTCTCTGGCCGGGCAAGGTCCTGGCATCAGATGACAGTGGTATCGGGACGATTGGACGAATCGACCAGGCTAACGTTAAACCCGGTACGGTGATTGCCATGCATCCGCACCGGGATGATGAGATCCTCACTTATATTCGTGAAGGGCGCATGCTGCACCTTGATTCGGTCGGTAATGAAGAAGAGCTCTCCAGTACGCGGCTGATGCTGATGAACGCGGGCCACCGTTTTCAGCATGAAGAACACATTCCGGGTAACCCCGGCGAGACAATGCGCTGTTTGCAGATCTTCGTGCGCCCGGCCGAAAGCGGGCTGGTGCCGCAGGTGCAGTTTCACGACGTCGGCACGCCTTACAGTGAAAATAGCTGGAGAACCCTTGCCGGCCCCGATAACGCACCGTTAATTTTCCGCTCTCAGACCTGGCTGCAGGATACCCGGCTGGAAAAAGACCATACGCTGATGCTGCCACCGGTTCCGGTCAGCAGCGCCGTACGGCTGCTGTATCTGTTCGCGGGCAGCGCGGAGATCGGCGATATCACTCTCGGGGCGGGTGAAAGCGTGATTATTGAGGATCAGACCCGCCACCCGATCATCGCCCGGGAAAGCAGTGACCTGGTTCTTTTCACCACCGATCCGGCGGCAAACGTTTTTCGCGGTGGCATGTTCAGCGGCAATGTGCGTTCACATCTGTAA
- a CDS encoding isochorismatase family protein, whose product MRSEQFTADNAAMLLIDHQVGTMGWAKSMPFDELKRNALMLAKSAAILNMPVVLTSSMEEHAQGPLLEELQTILPAAFAARIKRLGIVNAMDDEHFAAAVQATGRKKLIIAGVTNDVCTVYPALTLAAAGFDVQVVADGGASPTRMADDIALRRMDKNGITLTTTNQLIAELAGTWATPQGGQLVQVLMESFQ is encoded by the coding sequence ATGCGCTCAGAACAATTCACCGCTGATAACGCCGCCATGCTGTTAATCGATCATCAGGTTGGCACTATGGGTTGGGCTAAATCCATGCCCTTCGACGAGCTGAAGCGCAATGCGCTGATGCTGGCAAAATCAGCCGCGATCCTGAATATGCCGGTAGTGTTGACGTCCAGCATGGAAGAACATGCGCAGGGGCCGCTGCTGGAGGAACTGCAAACTATCCTGCCCGCCGCGTTCGCTGCGCGCATTAAACGTCTGGGCATCGTCAATGCCATGGACGATGAGCACTTTGCCGCTGCGGTACAGGCCACGGGTCGGAAAAAACTGATTATTGCGGGGGTGACCAATGACGTCTGTACGGTCTACCCGGCGCTGACCCTCGCGGCGGCAGGTTTTGATGTGCAGGTTGTTGCCGATGGCGGTGCATCTCCGACCCGCATGGCGGATGATATTGCGCTGCGCCGCATGGACAAAAACGGCATCACGCTGACTACCACCAATCAGCTGATCGCGGAGCTGGCAGGCACCTGGGCGACACCACAGGGTGGTCAGCTGGTTCAGGTGTTGATGGAATCTTTCCAGTAA